One segment of Triticum aestivum cultivar Chinese Spring chromosome 2A, IWGSC CS RefSeq v2.1, whole genome shotgun sequence DNA contains the following:
- the LOC123184682 gene encoding probable serine/threonine-protein kinase PBL18, with translation MGNFCVCMGGSAKCASASTPFQSKVNPRSSTSNSNSKASRRSSSGPEKPPQPAEAPTAAGEAQAVPPASLKSFTMADLRAATKNFGSTSYLGEGGFGCVYKGWIDETTLAPARPGATNAMMVAIKKLKKESFQGHREWLTEVTYLGDLHHDNLVKLVGYCSDADSNKLLVYEYMPRGSLENHLFRRGSQPPLPWSTRVSVAVDVARGLAFLHSRDVIFRDLKSSNVLLGPDHRAKLSDFGLARAGPTGGKSHVSTRVVGTRGYAAPEYVATGHLSAKSDVYGFGVVLLELMTGRRALDEARGVASELLVDWAMPMLQGERRKVIRVMDTRLGGQYPKRQAQDMAALALRCLQNDPKSRPSMADDVLPSLELLLQPSAAKSSSSSSTTTSSRSPAASAAPVHRGHRRNKA, from the exons ATGGGGAACTTTTGCGTGTGCATGGGCGGCTCCGCCAAGTGCGCCAGCGCCTCCACTCCCTTCCAATCAA AGGTGAACCCGAGGAGCAGCACCTCCAACTCAAACTCCAAGGCGTCGCGCCGGAGCAGCTCCGGCCCGGAGAAGCCGCCGCAGCCGGCGGAGGCGCCGACGGCGGCGGGGGAGGCGCAGGCGGTGCCGCCGGCGTCGCTCAAGTCGTTCACCATGGCGGACCTGCGGGCGGCCACCAAGAACTTCGGCTCCACGTCCTACCTGGGGGAGGGCGGGTTCGGGTGCGTATACAAGGGGTGGATCGACGAGACCACGCTCGCCCCCGCCAGGCCCGGCGCCACCAACGCCATGATGGTGGCCATCAAGAAGCTCAAGAAGGAGAGCTTCCAGGGCCACCGGGAGTGGCTCACCGAGGTCACCTACCTCGGCGACCTCCACCACGACAACCTCGTCAAGCTGGTGGGCTACTGCTCCGACGCCGACAGCAACAAGCTGCTGGTGTACGAGTACATGCCGCGCGGCAGCCTCGAGAACCACCTCTTCCGGCGGGGCAGCCAGCCGCCGCTGCCGTGGTCCACGCGCGTGTCCGTCGCCGTCGACGTCGCCCGCGGGCTCGCCTTCCTCCACTCCCGCGACGTCATCTTCCGGGACCTCAAGTCCTCCAACGTGCTCCTCGGCCCCGACCACCGCGCCAAGCTCTCCGACTTCGGCCTCGCCCGCGCCGGCCCCACCGGCGGCAAGAGCCACGTCTCCACCCGCGTCGTCGGCACGCGCGGCTACGCCGCGCCCGAGTACGTCGCCACCGGCCACCTCTCGGCCAAGAGCGACGTCTACGGCTTCGgcgtggtgctcctggagctgATGACCGGGCGGCGCGCGCTGGACGAGGCCCGCGGGGTGGCGTCGGAGCTGCTGGTGGACTGGGCGATGCCGATGCTGCAAGGGGAGCGGCGCAAGGTGATACGGGTCATGGACACCAGGCTCGGCGGGCAGTACCCTAAGAGGCAGGCGCAGGACATGGCCGCGCTCGCGCTCCGCTGCCTGCAGAACGACCCCAAGTCCCGCCCCTCCATGGCCGACGACGTCCTCCCCTCCCTCGAGCTCCTGCTGCAGCCAAGCgccgccaagtcctcctcctcctcctcgacaacGACGTCATCCAGATCGCCGGCCGCGTCGGCGGCACCGGTGCACAGAGGCCACCGTCGAAACAAAGCCTAG